The Pricia mediterranea genome includes a window with the following:
- a CDS encoding KpsF/GutQ family sugar-phosphate isomerase, with translation MIDSQSILATAKKTIAAESASIEHLSTLLDDGFVDAVNCIVATKGRIIVSGIGKSAIIATKIAATLNSTGTPAIFMHAGDAIHGDLGTILKDDVVICISKSGSTPEIKMLVPLIKRGKNKLIGMTGNVDSYLGQQADFVLNTFVEKEACPNNLAPTTSTTAQLVMGDALAICLLEIKGFSSTDFAKYHPGGALGKRLYLRVSDIVGNNQKPEVNSDTPVKQVIVEISEKMLGATAVTEHDEILGIITDGDIRRMLNRYDNISGLIARDIMTSNPKTVPIDVLAVEALELMQANGISQLLGVSGKKYVGVVHLHNLINEGIL, from the coding sequence TTGATCGACTCCCAGAGCATTCTTGCTACAGCCAAAAAAACCATTGCGGCAGAAAGTGCCTCAATCGAACATCTATCGACCCTGTTGGACGATGGGTTCGTCGATGCGGTAAACTGTATCGTTGCCACAAAGGGAAGGATTATCGTTTCCGGTATCGGTAAAAGCGCCATTATAGCCACTAAAATCGCCGCCACCCTGAATTCAACCGGTACGCCGGCCATTTTCATGCATGCCGGTGACGCCATTCACGGCGACCTCGGCACGATTCTAAAGGATGATGTGGTAATCTGCATCTCCAAAAGTGGGAGCACGCCGGAAATCAAGATGCTGGTTCCCTTGATCAAACGGGGGAAGAACAAATTGATCGGCATGACCGGGAATGTCGATTCGTATCTGGGGCAACAGGCAGATTTCGTACTCAACACCTTTGTGGAGAAGGAGGCCTGCCCCAATAACCTGGCCCCTACTACCAGTACGACCGCGCAATTGGTCATGGGCGATGCCTTGGCCATCTGTTTATTGGAGATCAAGGGATTCAGCAGCACCGATTTTGCCAAGTACCATCCCGGTGGTGCCTTGGGCAAACGCCTATATCTCAGGGTCTCCGATATTGTAGGCAACAATCAAAAACCGGAGGTAAACAGTGACACCCCTGTCAAACAGGTCATCGTAGAGATTTCGGAAAAGATGCTCGGTGCTACGGCTGTGACCGAACACGATGAGATCTTGGGGATTATAACCGACGGAGACATCCGCAGGATGCTAAACAGATATGACAATATCAGTGGTCTCATCGCAAGGGATATCATGACCTCGAACCCCAAGACCGTTCCCATAGACGTGCTGGCCGTAGAAGCTTTGGAGCTCATGCAGGCCAACGGCATTTCACAATTATTGGGCGTAAGCGGAAAAAAATATGTCGGAGTCGTACATTTGCACAATCTGATCAATGAAGGGATACTCTAG
- the recQ gene encoding DNA helicase RecQ has product MTKETTPLNKTDLHKSLKKYFGFSEFKGLQENVISSIVQGHNTFAIMPTGGGKSLCYQLPALIQEGTAIVVSPLIALMKNQVDAIRGISSQRGIAHVLNSSLTKSEIREVKQDISDGITKLLYVAPESLTKEDYVEFLKSVKLSFTAIDEAHCISEWGHDFRPEYRNLRSIVDRLDPDMPIIALTATATPKVQEDILKNLGIPDANTFKASFNRPNLFYEVRPKTADVDTDIIRFVKKNAGKSGIIYCLSRKRVEQLAQILQVNGISAVPYHAGFDAKTRSKYQDMFLMEDVDVVVATIAFGMGIDKPDVRFVIHNDIPKSIESYYQETGRAGRDGGEGHCLAFYAYKDIEKLEKFIANKPVAEQEIGNALLQEVVAYAETSMSRRKFMLHYFGEEFDGINGDGADMDDNVRNPKEKQEAKDEVVKLIRAVKETSEKFKSKEIVKTLTGKVNALVSSHKADEKPVFGIGADKDKNYWMALIRQVLVAGLLRKEIEQYGILRVTEKGKAFLENPGSFMMTRDHTYSEEKVDDISSSAKSGVTDEKLLNQLKDLRRAQAKKLGVPPFVIFQDPSLEDMAMKYPIDKDELTNIHGVGEGKARKYGKPFITFIADYVEENDIIRPDDLVVKSTGANSALKLYIIQNVDRKLPLTDIASSKGINMPELIQEMEQIVYSGTKLNLDYWVNEELDEDQQEEIHEYFLEAETDDIDEAMEEFDGDYEDDELRLYRLKFISEVAN; this is encoded by the coding sequence ATGACAAAAGAAACTACGCCGTTGAACAAGACGGACTTACATAAATCCCTAAAAAAATACTTCGGTTTCTCCGAGTTTAAGGGCCTTCAAGAAAACGTTATTTCAAGTATCGTACAAGGACACAACACCTTTGCCATCATGCCGACCGGTGGGGGTAAATCGCTGTGCTATCAACTTCCGGCCCTGATTCAGGAAGGTACGGCCATTGTCGTATCACCTTTAATCGCCTTGATGAAAAACCAGGTCGATGCCATCCGCGGTATTTCTTCACAGCGGGGAATCGCACACGTACTGAATTCCTCCCTCACCAAAAGCGAAATTAGAGAGGTAAAACAGGACATCAGCGACGGCATAACCAAATTACTCTACGTGGCGCCAGAGTCCCTGACCAAGGAAGACTATGTGGAATTTTTAAAATCGGTTAAACTTTCGTTCACCGCTATCGATGAGGCGCATTGTATTTCGGAATGGGGCCATGATTTTCGGCCGGAATACCGTAACCTTCGGTCTATTGTGGACCGGCTAGATCCCGACATGCCCATCATCGCATTGACCGCGACCGCTACCCCGAAGGTGCAGGAAGATATTCTAAAAAACTTAGGGATTCCCGATGCAAATACGTTTAAGGCCTCGTTCAACCGTCCCAATCTATTTTATGAGGTCCGTCCCAAGACCGCTGATGTGGATACGGATATCATTCGTTTCGTCAAGAAGAATGCGGGAAAATCGGGTATTATCTACTGTTTGAGCAGAAAACGCGTAGAACAATTGGCCCAGATTTTACAGGTCAATGGAATAAGCGCTGTACCCTATCATGCCGGTTTCGACGCCAAGACCCGATCTAAATATCAGGATATGTTCTTGATGGAGGATGTCGATGTGGTAGTCGCCACAATCGCTTTTGGAATGGGAATCGATAAACCCGATGTGCGTTTTGTAATCCATAACGACATCCCTAAAAGTATCGAAAGCTATTATCAGGAGACCGGTCGTGCCGGAAGGGACGGGGGCGAGGGCCACTGTCTGGCGTTTTATGCCTATAAGGATATTGAAAAGTTGGAAAAGTTCATCGCCAATAAGCCCGTTGCCGAACAGGAAATCGGCAATGCGTTGCTCCAAGAGGTGGTGGCCTATGCGGAAACCTCGATGAGCCGCCGCAAATTCATGCTGCACTATTTCGGGGAGGAATTCGACGGGATTAACGGGGATGGGGCGGATATGGACGACAACGTACGAAATCCCAAAGAAAAACAAGAGGCTAAGGACGAGGTCGTAAAATTGATCAGAGCGGTCAAGGAAACCAGCGAAAAGTTTAAGTCCAAAGAAATCGTAAAGACCCTCACCGGCAAGGTCAACGCACTGGTGTCTTCCCACAAGGCCGATGAGAAACCAGTTTTCGGTATCGGTGCGGATAAGGACAAGAACTATTGGATGGCCTTGATACGTCAGGTGCTGGTGGCCGGCCTCTTGCGAAAAGAAATAGAGCAGTACGGCATTCTACGGGTTACCGAAAAGGGAAAGGCCTTTTTGGAAAATCCCGGGTCGTTCATGATGACCAGGGACCACACGTACAGTGAGGAGAAGGTCGATGATATATCGAGTTCCGCCAAATCGGGCGTTACCGATGAAAAGCTTTTGAACCAACTCAAGGATCTCCGGCGGGCCCAAGCCAAGAAACTGGGCGTGCCCCCATTCGTGATTTTTCAGGACCCCTCCTTGGAAGATATGGCAATGAAATATCCCATCGACAAAGATGAACTGACCAATATTCATGGGGTAGGGGAAGGAAAGGCCAGAAAATACGGGAAACCATTTATCACGTTTATAGCCGATTATGTCGAGGAAAACGATATCATTAGGCCCGATGACCTAGTGGTCAAGAGTACGGGCGCCAATTCGGCGCTGAAGCTGTACATCATACAGAACGTGGACAGAAAGCTTCCGCTGACCGACATTGCCTCCTCAAAGGGAATCAACATGCCCGAGTTGATCCAAGAAATGGAACAGATCGTGTATAGCGGTACAAAGCTGAATTTGGACTATTGGGTCAACGAAGAGTTGGACGAGGATCAGCAGGAAGAAATCCACGAGTACTTTCTGGAGGCCGAAACCGACGATATCGATGAGGCCATGGAAGAATTCGACGGGGATTACGAAGACGATGAACTTCGATTGTACCGGCTGAAATTCATCAGTGAGGTAGCGAACTGA
- a CDS encoding S66 peptidase family protein, producing the protein MTKRREFMASAMGLAATAFVPQFITAKSTHRTTDNLLPKRLKKGDTIGLIAPGYSVKPHVLDDAKKALRTMGFKPYHTERIIGNFGYFSNTDSERVADLNEMFANPDIDGILCARGGYGCTRILPMIDYENIRENPKALIGFSDVTALLNAIYQETGLVGFHGPVGSTLNDPYSMKQLRNVVMRPKKNYLIENVELSDYALRTDPEYERYTITPGTATGKLVGGSLTLVNALIGTPHEIDLTDAIVCLEDVEEAPYRIDRMLTQLIEGDTFTKAAGIAFGVSAGCNASTNPESFTLKEVLMDRLRPLNIPAVYGMSFGHVENNFTFPIGINATLNTQMMTLELLQRAVV; encoded by the coding sequence ATGACAAAAAGAAGGGAATTTATGGCTTCGGCCATGGGCCTGGCCGCTACGGCCTTCGTACCCCAATTTATTACCGCTAAAAGCACCCATCGCACTACAGACAACCTACTTCCCAAACGATTAAAGAAAGGAGATACCATCGGCCTGATCGCCCCTGGATATTCGGTCAAGCCACACGTGCTCGATGATGCAAAAAAAGCACTAAGAACCATGGGGTTCAAACCCTACCATACCGAACGCATTATTGGCAACTTCGGTTATTTTAGTAATACGGATTCGGAACGGGTGGCGGACCTGAACGAGATGTTCGCCAACCCTGATATCGACGGGATTCTCTGCGCCCGGGGCGGCTATGGGTGCACCCGCATTCTGCCCATGATCGATTACGAAAATATCAGGGAAAATCCGAAGGCGCTGATCGGTTTTAGCGATGTTACCGCCCTTTTGAACGCTATCTATCAGGAAACGGGACTTGTAGGCTTTCACGGCCCCGTCGGCAGTACCTTAAACGACCCCTACAGTATGAAGCAGTTGCGGAACGTCGTGATGCGCCCAAAGAAGAATTACTTGATAGAAAATGTCGAGTTGTCGGACTATGCCCTGAGAACCGATCCCGAGTACGAACGGTATACCATCACCCCGGGGACGGCCACGGGAAAATTGGTCGGGGGCAGCCTTACCTTGGTCAACGCCCTGATCGGTACCCCGCATGAAATCGACTTGACCGACGCCATCGTCTGTCTGGAAGATGTAGAGGAGGCACCCTATCGCATCGACCGTATGCTGACCCAACTGATCGAGGGCGATACGTTTACCAAAGCTGCCGGAATCGCCTTCGGGGTCAGTGCAGGGTGCAACGCCTCTACCAACCCCGAATCGTTTACTTTAAAAGAAGTTCTCATGGATAGACTGCGGCCTTTGAATATACCGGCGGTTTACGGCATGAGCTTTGGGCATGTGGAAAATAATTTCACCTTTCCGATCGGAATCAATGCAACCCTGAATACCCAAATGATGACCTTGGAACTTTTGCAGCGTGCCGTAGTGTAG